One genomic window of Nicotiana sylvestris chromosome 10, ASM39365v2, whole genome shotgun sequence includes the following:
- the LOC138880110 gene encoding uncharacterized protein — MEICECQSESENFENTITGLETHWAKRTEERNRYLQQLKRDHKQIIANLKRKVATLENRAFEQARTFEAENRCCYDLLAQMEVEIQQWQNQHLQDSRVLKARNDQIECLLIEKRDFVRQFQYNIDIAPDRNSLSNLKKKPSESFREYAIKWCEQTSRVKPPMDEIEMVTTFLQAQESDYFQNMMSAMGKPFAEAIKIGEMVENRLKTGRILSQSAIRATSQAIQSGSGGIAKGKKREETFMAASSTRRNYTPEPLFSERTPQHYYTHQYLTYTPQPYSVMNTQSYVRPPQQANRSQAPPPRNQPPYRNHYNPQLPQNNFRPQEPPRRQIFTSIGEPCAYHSGAEGHDTNDCWTLRRVVENLIEQGKIVLRDEEVPNVTNNPLPSLNNGPLIGMICDDKEFDPALKAIIATVDAERKPKAAPKEEKGEMKTNTVKTELEKKAETKTETMLPSKNEVHYIPRGQSEKLQIFEMKREIPMYVAKGAYVVRGTIKPPRLNEPVVIGRVPQKLMIDPSTVPWNYQQTLVIYKGKEITGELPENTSVGKYSDIQEVNNATRKRFPPKKPVSTEEAEAFFQKMNMPDYEVVDQLRKYPEKVSMLSLLMKSAEHQKILLKTLNEAYVPAETSVE, encoded by the exons atggaaATTTGTGAGTGCCAGAGTGAGTcggagaattttgagaataccaTAACAGGACTCGAGACACACTGGGCAAAAAGAACAGAAGAGCGTAACCGGTACCTgcagcagttgaaaagggaccacaAGCAAATcattgccaatttgaagagaaaggtGGCCACTCTTGAGAACAGAGCGTTTGAGCAAGCCCGAACCTTTGAAGCTGAAAATAGATGTTGCTATGATTTACTGGcccaaatggaagtagaaattcagcagtggcaaaatcaacatctccaggattctcgggttttgaaggcccgtaatgatcaaatagagtGCCTACTCATAGAAAAGAG AGATTTCGTAAggcagtttcagtataatattgacatcgcaccagacaggaattctttgtcaaacttgaagaagaaaccctcagaaagcttcagagaatacgcTATTAAATGGTGCGAGCAAacatcaagggtaaaacctcccatggatgaaatagaaatggtcactactttcctccaagctcaagaatcagattacttccaaaacatgatgtcggccatggggaAACCTTtcgcagaagcaattaagatcggagaaatggtagaaaataggctaaaaacgggtcgaattctaagccaatctgctatcagagctacctcccaagccattcagagtgggtctggaggaatagcaaagggaaagaaaagggaagaaacatTCATGGCAGCGTCGAGTACAAGGAGAAATTATACTCCCGAACCTCTTTTCTCAGAGAGGACCCCGCAACACTATTACACTCACCAATATTTGACCTATACTCCTCAGCCATACTCGGTCATGAATACTCAGTCTTATGTCCGGCCACCGCAACAAGCCAATCGgagccaagctccacctcccagaaatcagcctccttatcgaaaccactataatccacaactACCCCAAAATAACTTCCGTCCTCAAGAACCACCCAGAAGACAAATTTTCACATCCATTGGTGAACC GTGTGCTTATCATTCGGGAGCAGAAGGGCATGATAccaatgattgttggactttaagaagGGTGGTAGAGAACTTAATAGAACAGGGAAAGATAGTATTAAGGGACGaagaggtcccaaatgtgaccaacaatccgttGCCCTCTCTTAATAATGGGCCGTTGATTGGGATGATCTGTGATGACAAGGAGTTTGATCCTGccctgaaagctataatcgccactGTCGATGCAGAGAGAAAGCCTAAAGCAGCCCCGAAGGAAGAGAAAGGGGAAATGAAGACTAATACTGTCAAGACTGAGCTCGAAAAGAAGGCTGAGACAAAGACAGAGACGATGTTGCCTTCAAAGAATGAAGTTCACTACATTCCACGAGGTCAATCAGAGAAGTTACAgatttttgaaatgaaaagggaaaTACCGATGTACGTggcgaaaggggcctatgtggttcGGGGGACGATTAAACcgcctcggctgaatgagccagtggttatcggacgcgtaccaCAGAAGCTAATGATAGACCCGTCTACggtaccgtggaattatcaacaAACATTGGTTAtatacaaaggcaaagaaatcacgggggaacttccagaaaatacttctgTTGGAAAATATTCAGACATTCAAGAAGTGAACAATGCCACACGGAAGcgcttcccacccaagaagcctgtaagcaCTGAAGAGGCAGAGgctttcttccaaaagatgaataTGCCTGACTATGAAGTGGTGGATCAGTTGCGCAAATACCCTGAAAAAGTGTCTATGCTATCTTTGCTAATGAAGTCTGCCGAACATCAGAAGATCCTGCTCAAAACCTTGAATGAAGCGTATGTGCCAGCTGAGACTTCAGTTGAATAA
- the LOC104242363 gene encoding uncharacterized protein, whose product MDTIKHEKVRRFEEFVDRRLKPDLVHAIAERDKVFEQQKIFSDLRSNIENLEKNSVTNMRTLVNLGSEVYIQADVPDTTRIFVDVGLGFHVEFTWSEALKYISAREEKLAGQIEEYTRLIASIKAQIKMVHEGIRELLQLPAEPAY is encoded by the exons ATGGACACTATTAAACATGAGAAAGTAAGGAGATTTGAGGAGTTTGTTGATCGCCGTCTGAAACCAGATCTTGTTCATGCAATTGCTGAACG GGACAAGGTCTTTGAACAGCAAAAGATTTT CTCAGATTTAAGAAGCAATATAGAGAATTTGGAGAAAAACAGTGTAACTAATATGAGGACGCTGGTTAATCTTGGCTCTGAAGTATATATACAAGCTGATGT GCCAGATACAACGCGCATATTTGTCGATGTCGGACTTGGATTTCATGTAGAGTTCACTTGGTCGGAAGCTCTAAAGTATATATCAGCAAGGGAGGAGAAATTAGCCGG GCAAATAGAGGAATATACACGTCTAATTGCATCAATTAAGGCCCAGATCAAGATG GTTCATGAAGGGATACGTGAGCTGCTCCAGCTTCCGGCAGAGCCAGCTTACTAA